In one window of Nocardia brasiliensis DNA:
- a CDS encoding response regulator transcription factor: MRILVVDDDRAVRESLRRSLTFNGYSVDLAVDGVDALEKATDQRPDALVLDVMMPRMDGLEVCRRLRSTGDDLPILVLTARDSVSERVAGLDAGADDYLPKPFALEELLARLRALLRRTTADPGETSEAMTFADLSLDPVTREVSRGERAISLTRTEFSLLEMLMANPRRVLTRSRILEEVWGYDFPTSGNALEVYIGYLRRKTEADGEPRLIHTVRGVGYVLRETPP; this comes from the coding sequence ATGCGCATTCTGGTAGTAGACGACGATCGCGCCGTCCGCGAGTCGCTGCGCCGGTCGCTGACCTTCAACGGCTACTCCGTCGATCTCGCGGTGGACGGCGTCGATGCCCTGGAAAAGGCAACCGATCAGCGACCGGACGCGTTGGTGTTGGACGTGATGATGCCGCGGATGGACGGCCTCGAGGTCTGCAGGCGCTTGCGCAGTACGGGTGATGATCTTCCCATTCTGGTTTTGACAGCACGGGATTCGGTATCCGAGCGCGTCGCCGGACTCGATGCGGGCGCGGACGACTATTTGCCGAAACCCTTCGCTTTGGAAGAATTACTCGCTCGATTGCGGGCACTGCTGCGCCGCACGACCGCCGACCCCGGCGAGACGTCGGAGGCAATGACGTTCGCGGATTTGTCGCTGGATCCGGTGACCAGGGAGGTCTCCCGCGGCGAACGGGCGATCAGCCTCACCCGCACCGAGTTCTCGTTGCTGGAAATGCTGATGGCCAATCCGCGCCGGGTGTTGACTCGCAGCCGCATCCTCGAGGAGGTCTGGGGCTATGACTTCCCGACCTCGGGCAACGCGCTCGAGGTGTACATCGGGTATTTGCGGCGCAAGACCGAGGCCGACGGCGAACCCCGACTCATTCACACCGTGCGCGGTGTCGGCTACGTCCTGAGGGAGACGCCCCCGTAG